agtcattgaaggtaggcatgcaggtgcagcaggcagtaaagaaagcgaatgatatgttagctttcattgcaaaaggatttgagtataggagcagggaggttctactgcagttgtacagggtcttggtgagaccacacctggagtattgcgtacagttttgttctccaaatctgaggaaggacattattgccatagagggagtgcagagaaggttcaccagattgattcctgggatgtcaggactgtcttatgaagaaagactggatagacttggtttatactctctagaatttaggagattgagaggggatcttatagaaacttacaaaattcttaaggggttggacaggctagatgcaggaagattgttcccgatgttagggaagtccaggacaaggggtcacagattaaggataagggggaaatattttaggaccgagatgagaaaaacatttttcacacagagagtggtgagtctctggaattctctgccacagaaggtagttgaggccagctcattggctatagttaagagggagttagatgtggcccttgtggctaaaggtatcagggggtatggagagaaggcaggtacaggataccgagttggatgatcagccatgatcatactgaatggcggtgcaggctcgaagggccaaatggcctactcctacacctattttctatgtttttatgtggaaAGTATGTTTCTGGTAATAGGagtatctagaaccagagggcacagccttagaataaaaggacgtaccatcaaaatggagatgaggaagaatttctttaaccagaaggTGGTgtatctgcggaattcattgccacaaatggctgtggaggccaagacattgggtattgttaaggcagagattgataggttcttgggtAGGAAAGGTTGTCAAAAGGCAAGtgaaaaagcaggagaatgggattgagaaggaaaaatagatcagccatgattgaatggcggagctgacttGATGGGAAGGCTACAGGTCAAGTACTGGAACGTGGGCTTAACATATAAGAGCGAGAGAAAGAATGCTGGATCTTTTAAAACTGAAGTGCAGGTTAGATCTGTTGCTGAAATCTGAAACCAAAAGGACAATGCTGGTGATGTCCAGTGGATCAATATTTCAAAGGGAAAAGTTAGGTTAACATTACAAATCGATAACTTTGCAACCAGCTTTGATACAAACAAGTGAATTACCTGAATATGTTGACTTCAATGAAGAATCCCCAAACCTGCCGTGCTAAAATGAaggatgaagtgctgttcctgcaGCTTACATTTGGAACCGTATAGGACCCAGAAAGGTTATAGTGGGAGTaggatggttttttttttttaatttctctgttCTGATAAATGATTTTGAtcagaaacattaattctgtcttTTCTTagatgctgaatgtttccagcattttctgtttttacagaACTTTGGTGGTTTAGGAACAGAATTTGTGATGGAGATTGAAGATGGTAGCTTTAGTCTTCGAGTACTTAGTTGGAGAAAGTTTCTACCATTCAGTATTAAATGCCAAACAGACATTTGGCATTTATTTAGAAACAGTAGAGAGGTCATGGTGGTGGGCCAAATCTGGGTGTTACCAATGCACACCTGGAAACCAAAGGGGCTTTTTGGGATGATTTGGGAACAGGCCCTGGGGGATCTCTGGGGAGTGCAGGAAGAAGTCTTATTGACTCTGGCTACAATTGGATAGGTAATGAAATAGAAGAGTGAAATATAACAGTCTTTGCTTTCTCCTTTTCTGCTCGTTGCTGATGTGATCAGCAGGACATACATTAAGCAATCGCATGGCAAGTCACAGCAACACGTCTCCAGCCCCTTCATCCTATGGgtgtgacaattaaaattgcaggtaagaaagggtggcacagcagtatagctgctgccttttagcgccagacacccgggttcgatcctgacaaaggtggcattctgtacggagtttgtatgttttccctttgactgtgtgggttttctctgggtgctccagtttccacccgcattctaaagacatgcaggtaggttaattggcttctgtaaattgtctccagtgtagtgtgttggatagaactagtgtatgggtattcgttgtcggcacagacccggtgggccgaagggcctgtttccacactgtatctctaaactaaacttaatttatTTGTACAATCAATTGCTGGAGTACAGATTATCCACAAGAACTGAAATAATGCAACAATTAATACATACAGtaataatttattttgaaatgttcatttAGTTCCTCTGAAACAATTTGTCTCATTCATAAAAGAGTAGCCATCTGACCTCAAATAACAATATACAACAAGTTACAGCATAGCAATGGCTCTATCTACTTTTCTGGTAAACTCTAGGTCAGGAAAAAAATATTCCAGTCCAAAGCTGCAAGGTATCAGACAATCTCTTTTTGCAGCACACACACAGCAGTGTACCTAAATACACTGTAGCTATCTATGCACATCATGTGATCACAAAATTGAGTCATTGCATCAGACAACATACCATCCGATCTGATCATGCACAAGAGCAGGCTGGGGAAGGCTGTTGTACCAGAAATCACAAGGCTGTGAATTTCACAGCTGCATGATTACCTAGAGGATTAGGATACTTCACAATTACTAACAAGGAATATTAATACTCATTTCATTCACCTTTTTGAATGTAAattaaatatctttttttttttttaaatctctgactTTTTTTGCTGTTAAAATGTTGAACATGATTGATATATTTTAATGGACTTATTTCCTAGACTATCTCCCAAGTAATTGTAAGTTACATAAGCCAAGCATTACATAAAGGGATCATGGCAGAAACGCTTAATACATAATACAAGTACAACTGACTGTACAATGTTGTCTTTACTAGCTGTAGGAATCATCTCAAACTTCCCAACCAAATGCACCTGTCAAATTTCCACCAGCGACAGTATAGTTTTCTAACAAATATGGCTTCCTAAACAAAGTCCCTCTGCGAAGAAAAAAAGTAGATATTTACAAGAGCATCTTAGCTGATCAATAATTCTTGTAAAACAAACAGTTAACCTCAAATATCAGATAATTGTGCCAAAGAATCATACATAATAAACCAATTTTATACAACCACAGTTATTTCAAACGGAAGTTACTAAATAGGAGCCAGAATGACGCTTCGGGCTTTGAGCTCCACTAGAGTCAGTAGCTTCAGGTTTGGAACTCTCCTTTCTTTTGGTGTTTACAGGTGTTGGAATTTGTGATGGCCGTGTAGAACTGTTATCTGTGCTACTTTTTCGAGGGCTGGGGATATAGTTGAAAGGAGTTACTCTTGCTGCAACAGTACCACTTGGTGAATTGTGCTTGCTTGAACTATTTGAACTAAAGGGTGTACGCTCAGTGACAATTGTCGTCTCAGTTTCCGGTGAGGTCGCAGAACTGTTCATAGCAGATTTTGTTTCTGCTGCCTTTTTTTCTGGACTTTCCAATGGAGTAAATGAATTTAAACATTTTTCCATTCTTAAACCATGAGGTGGAGTTCTCTGTTCTGAAGCTGGTCTGTTCTGTGCATCACCTGAACCTTCTTCATCATTAGGAAATGTATTTTCAGGAAAATCATCAATAACTGGTGGTGTGTTGCCTGTTGGAGATCTTCCAGGGCGGGGGTTGTTTATTGGACAGTCCTCAATTCTCACCCACACATCCTCAGTTTTTGATACAGGAGGAGCCATCTGGTAAACCAAATTTTTGCTTTCAACACTATGTGCAGCTGAAGGAATCTGAACCTGACTATTTATTTGTGGAACTTCATTATCTTTAATTTTCCTCCAAGTTCCCTTCAAAGGAACTGGATTTTCCTTGCCTTGTTTGCTACCATGTACAAAACTCCCATGATATGGTTTTTCATCTTCACTTTTGGCCTTTTCACTTGATTCTGAAGAAGCTGACAGAATTGATGAAGAACTCCCTGTTCTACGCCATGTGCTAACTCGAGGAAGAGATGAGGAATGTTTGCTATGTTCACGCTTCCAAGTACCTGATCTATTCACTGGTAGCCTTGATGGACTTTCAGAATGAGATCGAGCTATGTCATGTTTCCGCATAGGTCGCCCTTCCAGTTGTTCTGCAATGAGATTCTGGTTTGGAGGCACTTTTCTCCAGCTACTCGCTTGGTTTGGTAAGTGACTAGGCATCACATCCAAATGCTGAGATGGACTTAAAACTGGAGTCTGAGTTTGTGATCTACTTGGTGATGTAGGTCGAGAAGGTGGAGACAAAGATTCAAAAGAATTAGATTCTTCTAATTTTCTTCTCAGTGTTGGACTTGGGGCTTCCTTTATAAATGTTGATTGGCGCATTAATGTAGGCCTTTCAGATCGGTCTGATTCACTGCCACTTGATTTTGTTGAAGACATTCTTGACAATTCTACTCTTTTACCTGGTGCAGTACAACTGGCACTCTGGCTTAAGCCTTTTGAACTGGATTCACTTCTTGTTAAAGAAGATGTGCCCTTTCCTAGGCCCGCTTGCTTCGATGCGGCCTGCTGGTTTAACGGTCTACCTGGAGATGTGTAAGACATCTTTCCTGATCCAGAAGGTTTAGCTGAAGCagtacatggagaggatgttcttGGAAGTTGTGATATCTTGCTAGAAGGGCTGATCCCATTCCTTCCTGGAGATATGGAATTTCGACCAGGAGACGGCATGGGTCTTGATAAGGATTGCTGGGAAGGTCTGGAAGGAGTAGAATCTCTGGATCCTGATCGAGAAGATCCTTTGCTGCTTGATGCTCCCTGAGCACTCATTTGCTTGCCTATTGGACTTGACTCTAATTTTATTGGAGTTTTAATGCCTCTTGAATGATTTGAATTCTGCCCAGTGTTTGGACTTTTGGAGGTTATGGTTTTAGGTGGCATTTTCGGAATAGGACTAGTGCTAGGTGAACTGTTCCTTACACCAGGTATGTGAATCATGGTCCTGCCACGCGAGATCATAGGCATGTTTGCCTGTTGGGAATGTTTTGGATGATGGGTAGGAGTCTCCACATTTGAACGGGCCTTCCCAGTAATTAAACTTTTATAGACTCTTTTCCCTCCTCGAATTGCCTTAACATTTTCCTCTTCGTTCTTTTTGTTGTCACTAGTAATTTTCTCACCAGGTTTCACTATTTTAGGGCCCTTATTAGATGTAAATGGCTTTTCTTCCTGGTCAGGTGTAAGGTGGAAAGGTGATCCCAAGGAAATACCAGATTTAAGTGAGAGGATAGAGTCAGAATCAGAAGAACCCTGTCTTGACAGGCAGGCAGCTGCCTGGTGCAAGCTACTGACTATAGAATTAGCGCCCTCTTGAATGGCTTTCCAGTCAAAGCTTTCAGAATCTGGGGAGAAAGCTTGCTCTGAAATAGGGCTTTGCACTTGGTCCCTTAAATTCATAGGCTCATTCATCTCTTCTACTGATGCTGCAGAAGTATCACTTCCTGTATTTTCCCAGTTACTCTTGCCATCTGCAAGCATATTTTTCTTTTTTGGCATAGCTGAACTGATGCACTCTTGTAGAAGGTCATCTTCAGAATCTATGCTAAGGGAGCTAAGGGAGCTATTTCTAGAGAAGCACACTGGTGTGTCTTCAACATGAAATGACTTAGGAGCATAGCCAGATGCTGGAGGTCTGTTCACTGCAACTTGGCTATTGGTGTGTTCTCCCTGTTCACTATGCTGTGCTGCTTTTTTATTATTATTCCCCTGGTCAATATCACTAAGAGAACTTAATGATGAATTACGAGAAAAGCAGACAGGAGTATCTTCAATAGCAAAATTTTGCATTTTCTCGTCAGTAACTGTTTCTCGGCCATTATTATCTTTCTGTATTTGGGAAAAAGCAGCGTGCCTCTGTGGAGCAGATTTTGACTGCCCTCTCCCCGACACAGATTTTTGACCTGGTTGAACTCTATCAGACGATTGCTGACTAATGGGAATTTGTTTGTTGTTACAATTTTTTGCATCATTGGAGACGCTTTCCTTTCTGcccttgtctttttttaattcagCTTTCTCTTTTGTGAGatcagtatcatcatcatcaaagtCAAGTGAACTGAGAGAATCATTTCGGGAAAAACAATATGGAGTTCCTTCAATTGGAGTATAATGATGTGGAGAGTCAAATACAAAACCTCCACGAACACGGTTATCGTTACCAGGTGGCTTATCTTGAAAATCCCCAGCAATATTTTTTGCGGCTTGCTTTTGGCTACCTTTCTCCATGTCCTTCCTGTGTTCTGTGCAATTACCTTCAGCATTGAAGCTACTTTGAGGATCAGATAGGGATGAACGGTGCAATGAACGATTCTTGTACTCATTGTTCTGAGACAACGGCTTCATTGGAGATGTTGGGTTTCTTTCTACTTCTTGTTGATTTGCATTATTTGAAGAAGTTGACACATGTTGAACTTGATTCATCAATTTTTTAACTCTGTATGGTTTATGGCTCTTTCCTTTTGGCAtagcagagtttatacattcagcTAAAATATCACCTTCCTCCATTTTGTCATCTTGCCCAGGCTGAGCACCAGTGAGGCCTTTTGATGTTTCGGCATCATTCATATTTCTGCCTTCAGTCGGTATGGTATCTCTCTTTTCCATCACAGTAGATTCAGATGCTGGCTGATTAGCTTCTGAATTTACCAGTTCATTTGGCGGTGACTCAATGGTGAGGTCACTTAGAGATGTCGCTGTTGAGAAGTTTATCGGAGTCCCCTCAACACAGTAGACTCGTGGCATATCTTCTCTAAATATGTCATGGTTAAAACTTACATGTTTTTGAGAATTAACTCTATTTTGATTAGAAAGCAATTTGTACACAGGCAGTTGACTTGGTTTCCTTGCGACAGGAGGTGGCATCCTTGATGTAGTACCAGCAGCAGTTTTTTTAGCTTTACTTGAAGATTTAGTTGGCATGGCTGAATTTATACATTCTTCTAAGATAtcaatatcatcatcatcatcgtcgtCATCAAGTATATCTTTCTCAGCTTCTGCAACTTTCTCTgctttacatttatttttctcaGTTCCATCATCTTCCTTCACAGACTCATCATTCTTGTGATCATCTTCATAAACAGGAGGCATTACTGTGAGCTCAAGATCCTTCTGAATAAATGGCTCATCAAGGCTCAGAGCGCTTAAACTTGATGCACATGAGAATCCATCAGGAGTATTTTCCGTGGCAAAATGCATCAGGCAATCGCCATCCTGAGGAATCTGGACTCTTTGGACCGCTTCATTCACAGCCGCTTGGCGTTGGCCAATTTCTCTACTTTTAACATTAGTTTGATCCTTGATTTTGTGTGTTTCCCTTTTTAGTTGAGCTGGCTGGGGTGGGGGAGTCTTACTCCTACTAGGTGGCATCGTCTGCCCTGGACTGTCTGGAAGATCACTCGGGCTTATAACTCCACTGACCATTTCACTGCAAGGTTCACTTTGAATGGAACTGGCAATTGACTGACTTTCAAAGCTTCCCAATGAACTGACTGAACTGCATCTACTAAATACCAAAGGAGTTTCCTGCACATAATGTTCTGGTGGACTTTTTGGAGTCTGAGCTCCACTTTTGGATGGTGATTTTGCACCTGAAGAGAACTCAACAGCTTTTTGACGACCAGCATCCGGCTGAGCTACGTTAGTGGCCTGCAGTCTATTCTGCTTCATTCGGGTATGATGTGAagtagatgatgcctcacctatTGTGGTGTCGACAGATAATTGGCCATGATTTTCCTTGAGGTCAATGATCTGCAAAGTGGTGCCATCATCTGCTACATGCTTAGCCTGGCCACGACCTTCCATTTCATCCTCTGATGACAAAGATGAAAGTGAACTACACCTTGAAAAACAAATAGGAGTATCCTCCACACAATAAGTCTGCATGGTTTCTTGGTTAATTGAAGGGGTCTTACATGTGGCTGATTTCTGAATGGCAGGAGCAGTAGTTGTCCTTGTTTGTGCCGGGCTGGGGTGAAGTCGTCTTTGTTGACCTGCAGTGTTGATTTTGGAGCTTGGTGTGCTTCCACAATTTGATGCACGATCTTTTGTTGTGTTTTGAACTGAAGGACTTTTTGAATAAATAAAAGACTGACTCTGCGACGAGGCAGGTACTTCTGTAGCATACTTCAAACTATAATCTATTGGCTGTTCAACATGGTGTTCTTCCTCTGTAAACTTCATACTGTAATTTGTGGGCCTGTCCTCTTCTTCCTCAGGCTGTTCTTCTTCAGAGTAACGCTCACTGTAGTTAGTCGGTTTCTCATCTTCATAATCATCCACTGGGCAAAGAGATGGATTGATTTTCTGGTTCATTCTGTGTTCAGAATCGACTCTAATTTGGTCAGAATTGTTATGTGCCCTGCTAGTATAAGAGCAATCTGATTGACCGAATCGAGGTTGGAATTTCATGTGCGTTTCCTCTCCGCTGCAAGTATTTTCACAAAATATAGAATATCCAGAGGGTTGAGTTCTAGATTGCTTATGTTCATTTCTTTTCATCTCTTCTTCCACAATATGTTTCTGCCGTGCCCACTGTTCATTTTGAGATGGGCTTTGCCGGCCAGAATTTAACTGTTCATCCGAATATTTGAGGCTGTAGTTAATTGGTGTGTCCAATTCTGCATCATTGTCTTCTAAATGATTAGCATTGTGAATTTTATTGGCAAGATCAGCGGGATATTTTTCATAGTTGCAGAATTTGCTTTCATCGTCCTCAGAGTAGGATTCTATCGATGGTTTCATCTGCCCTCTTTTACCATAGCCATCACTACTGCTAACACTATTCAGACTATCATTTGAAGACCTCCTGTACTCTGTTTTCCCATAAGGCATGGAGGCGGTTCTATTGGAGGTTTCAGATTTACTATAGTTACAAATGTTGGAATGAGGATGAGATGATGATCCTCGCCTCATACCAGCCCTGTCATCTGGCACACAGTGCAAATCCGATGGTGAATTCCTGTCGTCCGATGACAAATGTATACTTGATACCTCTTCCATGACTTTGGCTATTTGAGCTGTGCTGGCAGGCACCTGCCTCCCCATTCTTTTTGAAGGATCTGGCACATTTTCAGAAGGAGGAAAGGAAGCAGTATCTGGTCCTCTTCGATCTCTCTCCATATTTCTCTCCTTTTCCGGTCTGGAACTATCAATTGTGCCCCTGCCATCTCTTGATGAATTATGTAGCTTGGAAGAAGTCACGTAGGGTGACAGCACAGTCATGTTTCCAGTGTTGAAACTCTCTGATCTGCATACTCCATCATCATTGTGCCTTCCGGAATCTAGAACATACTCACTGTATCTGCCCTGTTTGTGTCTTTGTCTGTTCCGATGAGATGTTTTGGGACTCAAGGTATCAATATTATCAAAAGTTTCTGATAATTGTTGAGCATCTAATTctgcttccaaagccttttgtTTACGAACATGCAGAGATGGCAGGCTTGATCCAGGAGACATAATGTTGGCATCTTTATATTTGGCAGGTCTATTGGCCATCAGGTTCCTCAAAGCTGCAGCACTTCCCATTGCAATCATTTTGTGCTTAGAATGAATCagatttttcagcatgctaacTGCTCCCATGTCCCACAAAGACTCCTGGTCCTTGGCATTTCGAGCAGACAGATTCCAAAGGGTTCCACATGCATTGCTAACTATTGTCAGGCTGTGGGATTTTAAGTGCTGCAGTAATGTCTGTAAGCAATTGTTTTCTCTGAGGATTTGCCTGTGTAGAAAATAACAGTATTTAGGAAACATCTCCAAACCAAAAACAAACACAGCCCTACACTAATTGTAATAAATAGAATAGATAATGGATTTAACCATCACATGTTATTAAATTATAGCAAACAGAGAGCTAGCAGGGGTACCATTGTTGTGGGGGTTGTGATTTGGGGtgagaatgaatggatgacgaGGGTGAGTGGGAAGGAAAGGGACGGCAAAgttgggaggaagggagggagggagaaggtcaGTGAGGGCAGGAGAGCggtgggaggttctactgcagttgtacgggatcttggtgagaccacacctggagtattgcgtacagttttggtctcctaatctgaggaaagacattcttgccatagagggagtacagagaaggctcaccagactgattcctgggatgtcaggactttcatatgaagaaagactggatagactcggcttgtactcgctagaatttagaagattgaggggggatcttatagaaagttacaaaattcttaaggggttggacaggctagatgcaggaagattgttcccgatgttggggaagtcctgaacaaggggtcacagtttaaggataagggggaagtcttttaggaccgagatgagaaaaacatttttcatacggagagtgatgaatctgtggaattctctgccacagaaggtagttgaagccagttcattggctacatttaagagggagttagatgtggcccttgtggctaaggggatcagggggtatggagagaaggcaggtatgggatactgagttggatgatcagc
This portion of the Leucoraja erinacea ecotype New England chromosome 3, Leri_hhj_1, whole genome shotgun sequence genome encodes:
- the apc gene encoding adenomatous polyposis coli protein isoform X4, producing MAASSASYDQLLKQVEALKMENSNLRQELEDNSNHLTQLETEASSMKEVLKQLQGSIEDEALALASAGQIDLLERLKELNLECANSPAIKLRPKMSLHSYGSREGSMSGRSGECSPVPVGSIPRRGLISGSKESTGYLEELEKERSLLLAEIEKEEKEKDWYYAQLQNLTKRIDNLPLTENFSLQTDMTRRQLEYEARQIRSAMEEQLGTCQDMEKRAQMRVVRIQQIEKEMLRLRQHLHSQAAEPEKSSQTKHEQAVSKDADGPSDCLETTEASVSTTGNGQGSGSRVEQDTNSVMSCSNSYSVPRRLTNHLGTKVTEDSRLQVEMVYSLLSMLGTHDKDDMSRTLLAMSSSQDSCIAMRQSGCLPLLIQLLHGNDKDSVLLGNSRGSKEARARASAALHNIIHSQPDDKRGRRETRVLHLLEQIRAYCETCWEWQEAHEQGVDQDKNPMPSPVEHQICPAVCVLMKLSFDEEHRHAMNELGGLQAIAELLQVDCEMYGLTDDHYSVTLRRYAGMALTNLTFGDVANKATLCSMKGCMRAMVAQLKSESEDLQQVIASVLRNLSWRADVNSKKILREVGSVSALMECALEVKKESTLKSVLSALWNLSAHCTENKADICTVCGALAFLVSTLTYRSQTNTLAIIESGGGILRNVSSLIATNEDHRQILRENNCLQTLLQHLKSHSLTIVSNACGTLWNLSARNAKDQESLWDMGAVSMLKNLIHSKHKMIAMGSAAALRNLMANRPAKYKDANIMSPGSSLPSLHVRKQKALEAELDAQQLSETFDNIDTLSPKTSHRNRQRHKQGRYSEYVLDSGRHNDDGVCRSESFNTGNMTVLSPYVTSSKLHNSSRDGRGTIDSSRPEKERNMERDRRGPDTASFPPSENVPDPSKRMGRQVPASTAQIAKVMEEVSSIHLSSDDRNSPSDLHCVPDDRAGMRRGSSSHPHSNICNYSKSETSNRTASMPYGKTEYRRSSNDSLNSVSSSDGYGKRGQMKPSIESYSEDDESKFCNYEKYPADLANKIHNANHLEDNDAELDTPINYSLKYSDEQLNSGRQSPSQNEQWARQKHIVEEEMKRNEHKQSRTQPSGYSIFCENTCSGEETHMKFQPRFGQSDCSYTSRAHNNSDQIRVDSEHRMNQKINPSLCPVDDYEDEKPTNYSERYSEEEQPEEEEDRPTNYSMKFTEEEHHVEQPIDYSLKYATEVPASSQSQSFIYSKSPSVQNTTKDRASNCGSTPSSKINTAGQQRRLHPSPAQTRTTTAPAIQKSATCKTPSINQETMQTYCVEDTPICFSRCSSLSSLSSEDEMEGRGQAKHVADDGTTLQIIDLKENHGQLSVDTTIGEASSTSHHTRMKQNRLQATNVAQPDAGRQKAVEFSSGAKSPSKSGAQTPKSPPEHYVQETPLVFSRCSSVSSLGSFESQSIASSIQSEPCSEMVSGVISPSDLPDSPGQTMPPSRSKTPPPQPAQLKRETHKIKDQTNVKSREIGQRQAAVNEAVQRVQIPQDGDCLMHFATENTPDGFSCASSLSALSLDEPFIQKDLELTVMPPVYEDDHKNDESVKEDDGTEKNKCKAEKVAEAEKDILDDDDDDDDIDILEECINSAMPTKSSSKAKKTAAGTTSRMPPPVARKPSQLPVYKLLSNQNRVNSQKHVSFNHDIFREDMPRVYCVEGTPINFSTATSLSDLTIESPPNELVNSEANQPASESTVMEKRDTIPTEGRNMNDAETSKGLTGAQPGQDDKMEEGDILAECINSAMPKGKSHKPYRVKKLMNQVQHVSTSSNNANQQEVERNPTSPMKPLSQNNEYKNRSLHRSSLSDPQSSFNAEGNCTEHRKDMEKGSQKQAAKNIAGDFQDKPPGNDNRVRGGFVFDSPHHYTPIEGTPYCFSRNDSLSSLDFDDDDTDLTKEKAELKKDKGRKESVSNDAKNCNNKQIPISQQSSDRVQPGQKSVSGRGQSKSAPQRHAAFSQIQKDNNGRETVTDEKMQNFAIEDTPVCFSRNSSLSSLSDIDQGNNNKKAAQHSEQGEHTNSQVAVNRPPASGYAPKSFHVEDTPVCFSRNSSLSSLSIDSEDDLLQECISSAMPKKKNMLADGKSNWENTGSDTSAASVEEMNEPMNLRDQVQSPISEQAFSPDSESFDWKAIQEGANSIVSSLHQAAACLSRQGSSDSDSILSLKSGISLGSPFHLTPDQEEKPFTSNKGPKIVKPGEKITSDNKKNEEENVKAIRGGKRVYKSLITGKARSNVETPTHHPKHSQQANMPMISRGRTMIHIPGVRNSSPSTSPIPKMPPKTITSKSPNTGQNSNHSRGIKTPIKLESSPIGKQMSAQGASSSKGSSRSGSRDSTPSRPSQQSLSRPMPSPGRNSISPGRNGISPSSKISQLPRTSSPCTASAKPSGSGKMSYTSPGRPLNQQAASKQAGLGKGTSSLTRSESSSKGLSQSASCTAPGKRVELSRMSSTKSSGSESDRSERPTLMRQSTFIKEAPSPTLRRKLEESNSFESLSPPSRPTSPSRSQTQTPVLSPSQHLDVMPSHLPNQASSWRKVPPNQNLIAEQLEGRPMRKHDIARSHSESPSRLPVNRSGTWKREHSKHSSSLPRVSTWRRTGSSSSILSASSESSEKAKSEDEKPYHGSFVHGSKQGKENPVPLKGTWRKIKDNEVPQINSQVQIPSAAHSVESKNLVYQMAPPVSKTEDVWVRIEDCPINNPRPGRSPTGNTPPVIDDFPENTFPNDEEGSGDAQNRPASEQRTPPHGLRMEKCLNSFTPLESPEKKAAETKSAMNSSATSPETETTIVTERTPFSSNSSSKHNSPSGTVAARVTPFNYIPSPRKSSTDNSSTRPSQIPTPVNTKRKESSKPEATDSSGAQSPKRHSGSYLVTSV